The window CCAACGGGTAAAGCCTTAGCCAGCCGTTCGGCTTGGGCTTTAACTTTGGTCGGTTTAATGGCAAGTAACTGGGCGGCATAACCTATCGGCCTTTCGCTATCATTTAGTTTATCTATTAAGCTAGCCTCAAGTAAACTTAAAATAACCTTGCCGCACCTAAAGGCACGCATTAAAGGGTGGCCGGCTAATCTATCAATATAAGCTTTTTTACCCACAATAATACCGGCCTGCACACTGCCTAAAAATTTATCGCCACTAAAACATACTAAATCGGCGCCTTCTTTTAAGGCTTGCTTAATACTTATATCTTCGCTTAGCCCGGCCTCTAGTACCCCGGCCCCTTCATCGTATACTAAAGGGATATGGCTAGGTAAAGCCGCTCGCAGCTCTTTAATTGATGGCGAAGAGGTAAAGCCGCGTATTTTAAAGTTGCTGCTGTGCACCTTAAGCAATAACTTAGTATGCTCGGTGATGGCATGGATATAGTCGTCCACGGTGGTTATGTTGGTAGTGCCTACCTCAACCAGCCGGCTGCCGGCCTCCGCCATAATATCGGGGATACGAAAGCCGCCGCCTATCTGCACTAGCTCGCCGCGGCTAATAATTACCTGCCCTTCGCCGGCTAAAGTCTTTAAAATTAAATATATCGCCGCCGCATTATTATTAACCACCAGAGCTGCCTCTGCGCCGGTGAGTTTACAGAGTAATTCATTAACAAAGCCGGCCCGTCCGCCGCGTTTTTGTTGATTAATATGGTATTCTAAATTGATATGGTTCGTATTTAAAAATTCGGCTTGCCGCCATAACTCCTTGCTTAATGGGCTGCGTCCTAAATTGGTATGCAAAATTGTGCCGCTGGCATTAATAATTTTTTGCAAAGGCCGTTTTATTTTAATTTGTAACGCCGTAAGACATTTAGCTACAATAGCATCATAATTGTAACTGGTATCTTCATCTGTTTCGGTCCGTAAGGCAGCCAATACGGTACGGATAACATCGGCACAGATGGGCCGAGACAAAATTAAATGCAAAGGTTTTATCCTTTCGTCTTCTAACAGTTTATCAACAGAGGCAAAATTTCTCATTAAAGCAATTATAGCCCATTAGCTATTATTTGTCTATTTTATATAACTCCCTTTTGTTAATAATAGCCATCTATTAATAAGTTGTAAAACAGTTATTTAGTTAGCCAAAGCCATTGCATTTTAAAGCAGAATATAATATACTAATAATATTATTGATATTTTTTAGGGATTTTATATGAGCGATAACCATAATAACGATAAAGATGATGAAAAAAAGGGCGACGATAAAAATGAAAAAAATAAAGATTTTTGGAAGAATCGCCCCAATAAAAACGATAAAAAAGGCGGCGGAGTACAGCCCACGCCTAACCCGCAGCCTTTTAGGCCCAGTTTTATTGTTTTAGCTAGTATACTTGGCTTAGTTATACTGGCTAACTCTTTTTTTGGCAATAGTAACAGAGGCAGCGAAATTGCTTACTCCGATTTTAAGGCCTTGATTATAAGCGGCCAAATTAGGCAAGTGCGTATCGCCAGTCCTTTTATTTACGGCTACGCCTTAACCGATAGCGAAGCCGCAGCGGCAGCCAGTACCGAAGCTCCGGCCCGACCGGCTCCTTTTTCCGGCGATTTTTTAGGCCGTCCGCGTGCCGTTACTAACGAAGTATCTTACCGGGCCGTATTGGTAAGCGACCCTACTTTACTACCGTTACTAGAGGAACATAATGTTATTTACCGGGCCGTAGTGCCGCGCAATAACGATTTTATCTCTAGCCTTGTAATTATGGGTATCTTTATTGCCATATTTATTTTAGTATCGCGCTCACTTTTTAAACGTATGGGCGGCGGGGCTAATGTGATGAATTTTGGCCAAAATAAAAACCGTATTGTCGCCGAAACCGACCTTAACACCCGTTTTAATGATGTGGCCGGCTGCGATGAAGCCAAAGGCGAACTGGTCGAGGTAGTCGATTTTTTAAAACACCCCACGCGTTACACCGATATTGGCGGTAAAATCCCTAAAGGGGTGCTTTTAGTTGGGCCGCCGGGGACCGGTAAAACTTTGCTGGCTCGGGCCGTAGCTGGAGAGGCCGGCGTAGCCTTTTTTAGGGTTAGCGGGGCCGATTTTGTGGAAATGTTTGTGGGTGTAGGCGCCGCCCGTGTGCGCGATTTATTTGGCCAAGCCCGTCAAAAAGCCCCCTGTATCATCTTTATCGATGAGATGGACGCTATCGGTAAAAGTCGGGCCAATAACTTTAACAGCAACGATGAACGTGAGCAAACTCTTAACCAACTACTGGTAGAGATGGACGGCTTTGATAGCACTACCGGTGTTATTGTACTTAGCGCCACCAACCGCCCCGAAATCCTCGACCCGGCCCTGCTGCGCGCCGGCCGTTTCGACCGTCAAGTGCTGGTAGACAAACCCGATGTTAAAGGGCGTGAGGCTATCTTAAAAATTCATAGTAAAGATGTTAAATTGAATGATGATGTAGATTTACATAAAATTGCCGAAGGTACGCCGGGTTTTGTCGGTAGCGATTTAGCCAATGTCGTCAACGAAGCGGCCCTGCTAGCCGTACGTGCCGGCCGCAAAGAAGTGGCACGTGTCGATTTTGAAGAGGCCATTGAAAAATCGGCTTTAGGCCTTGCCAAAAAAAGTAAAGTAATGAGCAACTTTGAGCGCGAAACTACTGCCTTTCACGAAATTGGGCACGCTTTAGCCAGCGTTTTTACCGCCGGTACCGACCCGCTGCGTAAAATTACTATTATTCCGCGCGGTATGGCTTTAGGGGTTACTTGGAGCGACCCGGTAGAAGGACGTTACAGCAAAACCCAAGACGAATTTATTGCTATGATTGATATGGCTTTAGGCGGCAGGGCCGCCGAAGAAGTGGTTTATGGACGTATCACCACTGGGGCCGGCGGTGATATACAACACATAACCGATATTGCCAAGAGTATGATTATGCGCTATGGTATGAGTAAAAAATTTAAAAACGTGGCTTTAACCCGCAGGCAGGGCCTCTTTTTAGATGGCGGCGAAAGCAGCCCCGAATATAGCGAAAAAACCCAAGAGTATATCGATGATGAAGTAAGCCGCTTAATTGCCCAGCGTTACGACAGGGTTATTAATTTACTTAAAAAACACGAAGCTTTACTTTACACCATCACTAAAGAAATATTGATTAAAGAAACTCTATCCTCTGAAGAATTTTTAGCGTTTGTAAAAGCCGATGAGTTAGGCAATAACGAACTAAATACCGTAAAAGAGCTGGAGAAAAGCAACAGCCGTATTTTAATATTAACCGATGAAGACGAAGGTACTGTAATTACCAAAGCTGCCAAGATAGAGATTACTTTAACAGATGAAGATAATAAGGCTGTCGATAATTCACCTAGCAATACCGACAGTGATAATGAAAATAATAGTTAAAAATTTATCTATAGTTAGGAGAGTAAACTATGTCTATTTTATTAACAAGGCGCAGCGTACGTAAATTTACTACCGAAGCTGTGAGTGATGATAACATTCGTCATATATTACGCGCCGCTATGTATGCGCCATCGGCGGTAAATAAGCAAAACTGGCAGTTTTATGTGGTAAAACGCGGTGAAAAACTAGCCGAACTAGCAACTATTTGGGACAGCAAAATTTTAGATAAAACCACTATGGAAAAAGAATTTTATACCAGCCGCTCGGCTATCTTGCGTAGTGCGGCGGCGGCTATCTTAATTTGTGGCGTATCAGAGACTGAGTTAGGCGAAGGCGAAAGCTGGCCGGTAAATTGCGGGGCTGCCACACAAAACCTCTTATTAGCTGCTCACGAACTTGGCTTAGGGGGTGTTTGGCTTGGAGTTTTTAACCTAGCGCCTCGCATTAAAGAAGTTATAGAGTTTTTTAACTTGCCGGCTAACCACCGTCCCTTTGCTTTATGCGCCATTGGCCACCCAGCCGCCGTGCCGGCCGAATCAAAGGAACGTTACGATGAAAGCAAAGTGCACTGGATTAAGTAATTATGGCTAAGGCTGTAGATGGTGCTGCCGCTTTTGAGCTTTACTATCAAAATTTGTATGGCAACCGTTGGCCCGGCTTAAAAGCTGCTCTGTTAGCCCCTAAAGAACAAACAGCCATCACTTTAACTAACCCGCCTTATTACTTAGATAAAGCCAGCCTACAAGTAGTTAAAGCTTTACAAATTGATAAAGATATGCAAGTGCTGGATATGTGTGCGGCACCCGGCGGTAAGAGCCTTGCTATCGCCCAAGCCTTACAGGGTACAGGATTGTTGATGGCCAATGAGCTACAGAGCGATAGGTTTTTTCGCTTAAAACGGGTTATTAATAACCTCTCTGAAAATTATCATCAAAATATTAAACTTACTAAATATGACGCTACACGTTTAAATTTTTTTATTAATAATACCCATTTCGACCGTATTTTATTAGATGCCCCCTGCAGCAGTGAGGCGCATGTACTAGCCGATAATAAATATTTACAGCAATGGAAACCCAGCCGCAGCAAAAACTTAGCTATTAAACAATTAGCAATGTTGTGCTCTGCCCTCGAGTTATGCCAAGCAGGCGGCCTCATCGCCTATAGTACCTGCGCCCTTAGCCCCACTGAAAATGATGAGGTGATAGAAAAATTTTTAAAAAAACGAGCTGGCCGCCTTAAGGTTATTCATATACCTTTGGTTGGTGAGGCTACGAGCTATGGGCAGATTATTTTGCCTGATAACCCTAATACGGCCGGGCAAGGGCCGATGTATTTTTGTATTATAAAGAAAATAATCTCTGATTAAATTCAATTCAAAAATTAATCCATTAATTTAAACTTTTAACCAGCAAAAAAATCATTAATGCCCTAACTAATCTTTTGACATTCCCGTCAAAAAATGCTAAAGTTATTTAAACAAATCATCTTAAACTGTAAAATAAAAGGAAAAATTATGATAGTAACACCAAAGATAATGGCTAATATCTCGCTCACCGCTCACCCGCTGGGAGTAGCTCACGAAGTAACACAACAAATAGATTATATTAAAAACCAGCCCAAACTTAAAGGGCCCAAAAATGCCCTTATTTTAGGTTGCTCCGGCGGTTACGGCCTAGCTACCCGTATTGCCCTAGCCTACAGCAGCGGAACGGTAACTTTAGGTGCCAGTTTTGAGCGTGAACCTACCGATAAAAAGATAGGCAGTGTAGGTTATTACGCCAACAAAGCCTTTAGCGCCGCCTGTAAGGCCGATGGCTTAAGCGAGCAAACCCTTAACTGTGATGCCTTTACAAATGAGGCTAAAGAGGCCGTTATTACTGCTGCTAATCAGCTATTTAAAGGCGAAAAGATTGATTTAATTGTTTACAGCTTAGCCAGCCCCATCCGTACCGACCCAGCAACAGGTATTACCTACAAAAGTGTACTTAAACCGATTGGCCCGGTTTACACCGGCAAAACGGTAGATATTTTTACCGGCGAAGTTAAAGACGTTGAGGTAGTCCCTGCCAACCAAGAAGAGATAGAGGCCACTACCAAAGTAATGGGTGGTGAAGACTGGCAGTTATGGCTTGAAGCTCTTAATAAAGCCAATTTACTAGCGGATAATGTTATAACGGTAGCTTATAGCTACATTGGCCCGGCCATCACTTACCCAATCTACCGCGAGGGTACCATCGGCAGAGCCAAAGACCACCTTGAACAATCTGCTAAAGCCATCACCGCTAGCTTAAGTGCCCTTAATGGCCACGCTTATGTCTCCGTCAATAAAGCGCTGGTTACCCGTGCCTCCAGCGTGATACCGGTGGTGCCGCTTTATTTAGCTTTACTCTTTAAAATAATGAAAGAAAAAGGTTTACACGAAGGTTGTATTGAGCAAGAGTACCGCATGATTGATAAACTTTACAACCAGCCCCTTCAGTTAGATAACGAAGGACGCTTAAGGTTAGACGATTACGAAATGCGTGAAGATGTACAGGCCGAAATAGACAAACTGTGGCCTACCATCACTACCGAAAATCTAAAGATACT of the Spirochaetaceae bacterium genome contains:
- a CDS encoding nitroreductase family protein, with amino-acid sequence MSILLTRRSVRKFTTEAVSDDNIRHILRAAMYAPSAVNKQNWQFYVVKRGEKLAELATIWDSKILDKTTMEKEFYTSRSAILRSAAAAILICGVSETELGEGESWPVNCGAATQNLLLAAHELGLGGVWLGVFNLAPRIKEVIEFFNLPANHRPFALCAIGHPAAVPAESKERYDESKVHWIK
- a CDS encoding RsmB/NOP family class I SAM-dependent RNA methyltransferase, yielding MAKAVDGAAAFELYYQNLYGNRWPGLKAALLAPKEQTAITLTNPPYYLDKASLQVVKALQIDKDMQVLDMCAAPGGKSLAIAQALQGTGLLMANELQSDRFFRLKRVINNLSENYHQNIKLTKYDATRLNFFINNTHFDRILLDAPCSSEAHVLADNKYLQQWKPSRSKNLAIKQLAMLCSALELCQAGGLIAYSTCALSPTENDEVIEKFLKKRAGRLKVIHIPLVGEATSYGQIILPDNPNTAGQGPMYFCIIKKIISD
- a CDS encoding trans-2-enoyl-CoA reductase family protein — protein: MIVTPKIMANISLTAHPLGVAHEVTQQIDYIKNQPKLKGPKNALILGCSGGYGLATRIALAYSSGTVTLGASFEREPTDKKIGSVGYYANKAFSAACKADGLSEQTLNCDAFTNEAKEAVITAANQLFKGEKIDLIVYSLASPIRTDPATGITYKSVLKPIGPVYTGKTVDIFTGEVKDVEVVPANQEEIEATTKVMGGEDWQLWLEALNKANLLADNVITVAYSYIGPAITYPIYREGTIGRAKDHLEQSAKAITASLSALNGHAYVSVNKALVTRASSVIPVVPLYLALLFKIMKEKGLHEGCIEQEYRMIDKLYNQPLQLDNEGRLRLDDYEMREDVQAEIDKLWPTITTENLKILGDLEEVRLNFMQLHGFEVPGIDYTQDVDIS
- the selA gene encoding L-seryl-tRNA(Sec) selenium transferase, with protein sequence MRNFASVDKLLEDERIKPLHLILSRPICADVIRTVLAALRTETDEDTSYNYDAIVAKCLTALQIKIKRPLQKIINASGTILHTNLGRSPLSKELWRQAEFLNTNHINLEYHINQQKRGGRAGFVNELLCKLTGAEAALVVNNNAAAIYLILKTLAGEGQVIISRGELVQIGGGFRIPDIMAEAGSRLVEVGTTNITTVDDYIHAITEHTKLLLKVHSSNFKIRGFTSSPSIKELRAALPSHIPLVYDEGAGVLEAGLSEDISIKQALKEGADLVCFSGDKFLGSVQAGIIVGKKAYIDRLAGHPLMRAFRCGKVILSLLEASLIDKLNDSERPIGYAAQLLAIKPTKVKAQAERLAKALPVGLAEVIEADVEVGGGSLPDEFYPSYAVAINCKVSLKVNQLVTALHNLPVPILGRVAEDRLLIYLLTIKEEDMDYAAEALVKILGKKDE
- the ftsH gene encoding ATP-dependent zinc metalloprotease FtsH yields the protein MSDNHNNDKDDEKKGDDKNEKNKDFWKNRPNKNDKKGGGVQPTPNPQPFRPSFIVLASILGLVILANSFFGNSNRGSEIAYSDFKALIISGQIRQVRIASPFIYGYALTDSEAAAAASTEAPARPAPFSGDFLGRPRAVTNEVSYRAVLVSDPTLLPLLEEHNVIYRAVVPRNNDFISSLVIMGIFIAIFILVSRSLFKRMGGGANVMNFGQNKNRIVAETDLNTRFNDVAGCDEAKGELVEVVDFLKHPTRYTDIGGKIPKGVLLVGPPGTGKTLLARAVAGEAGVAFFRVSGADFVEMFVGVGAARVRDLFGQARQKAPCIIFIDEMDAIGKSRANNFNSNDEREQTLNQLLVEMDGFDSTTGVIVLSATNRPEILDPALLRAGRFDRQVLVDKPDVKGREAILKIHSKDVKLNDDVDLHKIAEGTPGFVGSDLANVVNEAALLAVRAGRKEVARVDFEEAIEKSALGLAKKSKVMSNFERETTAFHEIGHALASVFTAGTDPLRKITIIPRGMALGVTWSDPVEGRYSKTQDEFIAMIDMALGGRAAEEVVYGRITTGAGGDIQHITDIAKSMIMRYGMSKKFKNVALTRRQGLFLDGGESSPEYSEKTQEYIDDEVSRLIAQRYDRVINLLKKHEALLYTITKEILIKETLSSEEFLAFVKADELGNNELNTVKELEKSNSRILILTDEDEGTVITKAAKIEITLTDEDNKAVDNSPSNTDSDNENNS